The Lewinellaceae bacterium genome has a segment encoding these proteins:
- a CDS encoding CotH kinase family protein yields the protein MEHYQRNLPIIGNKFYLQKSGWILLMLFFLNTVPATGQWQAAVLAENSWHYRPGISQPAVGWQTNGFNDSSWDEGPGGIGYGDGDDNTQIPQTLSVCMRRTFGIIDTAVIHNMVLYADYDDGFVAYLNGVEIARVNVGSPGIVPAFNEPASDFHEAQMYQGGLPEAFTIPLNEVQGLLKNGSNTLAIQVHNVSLNSSDLSGIFFLLLNVTDGSYNYQPLPSWFIPPLTFGSSNLPLLFVETTSGQDIPDEPKIEAHLGIVDNGSGSLNYLTDPYNGYDGKIGIEIRGSSSLGFPKHNFSLETRLENGENNNVSLLGMPEENDWVLHGPYSDKSLMRNVLSYHISRETGRYAPRTRWCELYVNQEYQGVYVLTEKIKRDENRVDIATLNPEDIAGDELTGGYIFSLDRDDEGPGTGWSSPFTNAVFFKFQDPNPEQLMPQQKDYLQDYINEFESAMSSPGYADFYENYIDVDSWIDYWIATEVYKHIDNFKFSFYMYKRKDSNGGKIHFGPQWDINLGYGNFDFAKDDSPYGWSYIWANLGFLRPFWVLTLTSIPEIQNQTNCRWLELREGSLQTDSLLQFIDDNALLLEAAQVRNFERWPVLGEYVWPNSFVGPDYASEVNYLKNWLTERLEWMDDNMLGDCSAVSSKDPGNSEFSLQVFPNPFHGEVNFLMQNPKFQKGRLFIYDLLGRNIAALELTKLERQSFSFPDNQEGIYFYKLVVEQRVVKVGKLVRE from the coding sequence ATGGAGCACTATCAAAGAAATCTCCCCATAATCGGGAATAAATTTTACCTTCAAAAAAGTGGGTGGATTTTACTTATGTTATTTTTTTTGAATACCGTCCCGGCAACCGGACAATGGCAGGCTGCCGTGCTTGCGGAAAATTCCTGGCATTATCGCCCGGGAATATCGCAGCCTGCGGTGGGCTGGCAAACCAATGGGTTTAATGATTCCTCCTGGGATGAAGGCCCCGGCGGTATTGGGTACGGGGACGGGGATGACAATACCCAAATTCCTCAAACGCTTTCCGTGTGCATGCGGAGAACGTTCGGTATTATCGACACGGCAGTTATCCACAATATGGTGCTTTATGCCGATTACGACGATGGCTTCGTGGCTTACCTCAATGGGGTGGAGATCGCCAGGGTTAATGTCGGCTCACCGGGAATCGTCCCGGCTTTTAATGAGCCGGCCAGCGACTTCCATGAAGCCCAAATGTACCAGGGAGGGCTGCCTGAAGCCTTTACGATCCCATTAAATGAGGTTCAGGGCCTTTTGAAAAACGGATCAAATACCCTGGCCATCCAGGTGCATAATGTTAGTCTGAATTCATCCGATCTGTCGGGCATCTTTTTTCTGTTGTTGAATGTCACGGACGGTTCATATAACTATCAGCCTTTGCCTTCATGGTTTATACCACCGCTGACATTTGGCTCTTCTAATCTTCCGTTGTTGTTTGTAGAAACCACCTCGGGGCAAGACATACCCGACGAACCCAAAATCGAGGCCCATTTGGGTATCGTGGATAATGGCTCCGGGAGCTTAAATTATCTCACAGATCCTTATAATGGTTATGATGGAAAAATCGGCATTGAAATAAGGGGATCGTCCTCCCTGGGTTTCCCAAAACATAATTTCAGCCTGGAAACCCGCCTGGAAAATGGCGAAAACAACAACGTGTCTCTTTTGGGCATGCCGGAAGAAAACGATTGGGTGCTGCACGGCCCTTATTCTGACAAAAGCCTGATGCGCAATGTTTTATCCTATCATATTTCCCGGGAAACGGGAAGGTATGCCCCGAGAACCCGTTGGTGTGAATTGTATGTCAACCAGGAATACCAAGGCGTGTACGTGCTGACAGAAAAGATCAAACGGGATGAAAACAGGGTGGATATTGCCACCCTCAACCCGGAAGACATCGCCGGGGATGAACTGACCGGTGGCTACATTTTCAGCCTGGACAGGGATGATGAAGGCCCGGGAACGGGTTGGAGTTCGCCGTTTACGAATGCCGTTTTTTTTAAATTCCAGGATCCGAACCCTGAGCAATTGATGCCGCAACAGAAGGATTATCTTCAGGACTATATCAATGAATTCGAAAGTGCGATGAGCAGCCCTGGTTATGCAGATTTTTATGAGAATTATATCGATGTGGATTCCTGGATCGATTACTGGATCGCCACCGAAGTTTATAAGCATATAGACAATTTTAAATTCAGTTTCTATATGTATAAACGCAAAGACAGCAATGGCGGAAAAATCCATTTCGGGCCACAGTGGGATATCAACCTGGGCTACGGCAATTTTGATTTTGCCAAGGATGACAGTCCGTACGGCTGGTCTTATATTTGGGCCAACCTGGGGTTCCTTCGACCGTTTTGGGTGCTTACGCTTACTTCCATTCCTGAAATCCAAAACCAGACCAATTGCCGGTGGCTGGAACTGCGTGAAGGATCTTTGCAAACAGATAGTCTTTTACAATTTATCGATGATAACGCTTTGTTGCTTGAAGCGGCCCAGGTGCGCAATTTTGAACGCTGGCCCGTTTTGGGGGAATATGTTTGGCCCAATAGTTTTGTGGGCCCCGATTACGCTTCGGAAGTCAATTACCTCAAAAACTGGTTGACCGAGCGGCTGGAGTGGATGGACGACAATATGCTGGGCGATTGCAGTGCGGTTTCCTCCAAAGATCCTGGAAACAGCGAATTTTCCCTGCAGGTTTTTCCCAACCCCTTTCATGGGGAGGTTAATTTTCTTATGCAAAATCCAAAGTTTCAAAAAGGCCGGCTTTTTATTTATGACCTTTTGGGCAGAAATATTGCAGCCCTGGAACTGACTAAACTGGAAAGACAGTCCTTTTCCTTCCCGGATAATCAGGAAGGGATTTACTTTTACAAACTGGTGGTGGAGCAACGTGTGGTGAAGGTGGGGAAATTGGTGAGGGAATAA
- a CDS encoding sugar transferase, with product MIYEQTLTPDNDRQGRGIRIPGSIRKFVEKWVKINAEEDLVLVKKASELSFIHAVNRKRMNNSGLGCIVCLVKINDIPHINAFFKAANQKLRNGGFIIGCLETQCDRKQRLMARQRWPLNIISRFFAYFHKEFWTKLPIVNRYYHLSGETGRVISEIEAYGRLFSCGFALSGTKKIGGKHFFAAQKTSQPDFSHKPSTGPLICLERIGQYGKPVKVYKVRTMHPYSEYIQDFIFRQNGFGSGCKFKDDPRVTPLGRFLRKYWLDELPMMVNLVKGDVKLFGVRPVSPHYLNLFPEDFKKYRCQFKPGLIPPLYVEIPNSIEDIMAIERRYLEAYQQRPLLTDLTYTYKALYNIIVRRVRSK from the coding sequence ATGATCTATGAACAAACACTAACCCCTGATAATGATCGGCAGGGAAGAGGAATCAGGATACCGGGCTCTATTCGTAAATTCGTTGAAAAATGGGTTAAGATCAATGCGGAGGAAGACCTGGTTTTGGTAAAAAAGGCTTCTGAACTTAGTTTCATCCATGCAGTAAACCGGAAAAGAATGAATAATAGCGGTTTAGGCTGCATCGTATGTTTAGTAAAAATCAACGATATCCCCCATATCAATGCCTTTTTTAAAGCAGCAAACCAAAAACTTCGCAACGGAGGATTTATCATTGGTTGTCTGGAAACCCAATGCGACCGAAAGCAACGTTTAATGGCCCGACAAAGGTGGCCTTTAAACATTATTAGTCGGTTTTTTGCCTATTTTCACAAAGAGTTCTGGACAAAGTTACCCATCGTCAATCGTTATTATCACCTGTCAGGAGAAACCGGCCGGGTCATTTCAGAAATAGAAGCCTACGGTCGGCTTTTCTCCTGTGGATTCGCTTTGTCAGGTACTAAAAAAATTGGTGGAAAACATTTTTTTGCCGCACAAAAAACAAGCCAACCGGACTTCAGCCATAAACCGTCTACCGGTCCCTTAATTTGCCTGGAACGTATCGGACAATATGGGAAACCTGTAAAAGTCTATAAAGTGCGTACCATGCACCCTTATTCTGAATACATTCAGGATTTCATATTCAGGCAAAATGGTTTTGGTTCAGGATGCAAATTCAAAGACGATCCGCGGGTTACCCCTTTGGGCCGCTTCCTAAGAAAATACTGGCTGGACGAACTTCCCATGATGGTCAACCTGGTAAAAGGAGATGTAAAATTGTTCGGTGTTCGCCCGGTGAGTCCGCATTATTTAAACTTGTTTCCTGAAGACTTCAAAAAATACCGCTGTCAGTTCAAACCCGGGCTCATTCCTCCCTTGTATGTTGAAATTCCCAATTCCATTGAAGACATAATGGCTATAGAACGGCGGTACCTGGAAGCATACCAACAACGCCCCCTGCTCACCGATTTGACTTATACCTACAAGGCTTTATATAACATCATTGTCAGGCGGGTGCGAAGCAAGTAA
- a CDS encoding helix-turn-helix transcriptional regulator, with protein sequence MNRTYFPPPPLFHHSKWLMEVNEFIVDHLSDRNLTVSDMAGAVFLSERQFYRKLKRATGKTPNEYLTEIRLEKGKALLESGTYSTLKEVALSIGYSRSDYFSHLFESHYGFKPASYFHLF encoded by the coding sequence ATGAACAGGACATATTTTCCACCGCCCCCTCTTTTTCACCATTCCAAATGGTTAATGGAAGTCAATGAGTTTATCGTGGATCATTTGAGCGATCGCAACCTTACCGTTTCTGATATGGCCGGTGCAGTTTTTTTGAGTGAACGGCAATTCTATCGCAAATTAAAAAGAGCGACCGGTAAAACGCCTAACGAGTATTTAACAGAAATCAGACTCGAAAAAGGCAAGGCGTTACTTGAATCGGGCACTTATTCCACCCTCAAAGAAGTAGCCCTTTCCATTGGTTACTCCCGTTCTGATTACTTCTCCCACTTATTTGAATCCCATTATGGGTTCAAACCCGCCTCTTATTTTCATTTGTTTTAA
- the wecB gene encoding UDP-N-acetylglucosamine 2-epimerase (non-hydrolyzing): protein MSKKLLFVVGARPNFIKLAPLCSTIKKTSGLDFKIVHTGQHYDQSMSDIFFDELEIPKPDFHLNIGSGSHAWQTGKIMVELEKLCMEHRFSAMVVIGDVNSTLAGALVASKLNLPVVHIESGLRSFNRKMPEEINRIATDHISDLLFAPTRLAMRNLEDEGLAKRSYFSGDVMFDMILMGQELAEKKNSILQKLKLKPYNYYLGTLHRPYNVDKASQLQEIMSAFSHLDKKVLLSVHPRLKKNLDQFKIIMGKNIMLKDPVGYLDFITLEKNAAKVITDSGGVQKEAFFLKRPCVTLRPETEWMETVEAGANILIKERTEQAILEGIEGEKTAKFEEKPYGDGHASTFIISTIKEKLLS from the coding sequence ATGTCCAAAAAATTATTATTCGTGGTCGGTGCCCGGCCAAATTTCATCAAATTGGCCCCTCTATGTTCCACAATCAAAAAAACATCGGGACTGGATTTTAAAATAGTTCATACCGGTCAGCATTATGATCAATCGATGTCGGATATCTTTTTTGATGAATTGGAGATTCCGAAACCCGACTTCCATTTGAATATCGGTTCCGGATCCCATGCCTGGCAAACGGGAAAAATCATGGTCGAGTTGGAAAAATTATGCATGGAACATCGCTTTTCAGCCATGGTGGTTATCGGGGACGTAAACTCCACCCTTGCCGGAGCGCTGGTGGCCTCGAAGCTAAACCTTCCCGTGGTACATATTGAATCAGGATTGAGGAGTTTTAACCGAAAAATGCCTGAAGAGATCAATCGCATTGCCACCGATCATATTTCAGACCTGCTTTTTGCCCCTACCCGGCTGGCCATGAGGAACCTGGAAGATGAGGGCCTTGCCAAGCGATCATATTTCAGCGGTGATGTCATGTTCGATATGATACTGATGGGGCAGGAATTAGCGGAAAAGAAAAATAGTATTCTCCAAAAGCTAAAACTTAAGCCATACAATTATTACCTGGGCACCCTGCATCGCCCTTATAACGTAGATAAAGCCAGCCAGTTACAGGAAATTATGAGTGCCTTTTCCCATCTCGACAAAAAGGTGTTGTTATCTGTCCATCCCCGGTTAAAAAAGAATCTTGATCAGTTTAAAATAATCATGGGCAAAAACATCATGCTAAAAGACCCGGTGGGTTATCTCGATTTTATCACCCTGGAAAAAAACGCGGCGAAAGTGATCACCGATTCCGGCGGGGTGCAAAAAGAAGCCTTTTTTCTCAAAAGACCTTGTGTAACCCTTCGCCCTGAAACAGAATGGATGGAAACGGTGGAAGCCGGGGCCAATATTTTGATAAAGGAACGCACTGAACAAGCCATCCTTGAAGGTATTGAAGGCGAAAAAACCGCAAAATTTGAAGAAAAACCCTATGGCGACGGGCATGCTTCAACGTTTATTATATCTACGATAAAAGAAAAATTACTTTCCTGA
- a CDS encoding HAD-IB family hydrolase codes for MEKRLVIFDFDGTLTRKDSMLEFTRYFHGVFRFYIGMLYLSPILLLYKVGFIPNWKAKEFYLTHFFGGLPLLDFQQACERFSLEKIPDILRPLGFHRLKEHQDYGDELVIVSAAIEYWLNPWCHQNKLSCIGTRLALQNGFISGKIEGKNCHGPEKVKRLTEVYDLKKFSEIIVYGDSDGDLEMIKIATKYLYKPFLD; via the coding sequence ATGGAAAAGAGACTGGTAATATTCGATTTTGACGGCACACTCACCCGTAAAGATTCTATGCTTGAATTTACCAGGTATTTTCATGGTGTTTTCCGGTTTTACATCGGGATGTTATATCTTTCTCCGATTCTGCTCCTTTATAAAGTCGGATTTATTCCCAATTGGAAAGCAAAGGAATTTTACCTCACCCATTTTTTTGGCGGATTGCCACTACTTGATTTTCAGCAGGCCTGTGAGCGTTTTAGCCTGGAAAAAATACCGGACATTTTAAGACCTTTGGGTTTCCATCGGTTAAAAGAACACCAGGACTATGGGGATGAACTGGTTATTGTCAGTGCGGCCATTGAGTATTGGCTGAATCCCTGGTGTCATCAAAATAAACTTTCCTGCATCGGCACCAGGCTCGCCCTTCAAAACGGGTTCATCAGCGGTAAAATTGAGGGAAAAAACTGCCATGGCCCGGAAAAAGTAAAAAGGCTTACGGAGGTTTATGATTTAAAAAAATTTAGTGAAATTATTGTTTATGGTGACAGTGATGGGGATCTTGAAATGATTAAAATCGCGACGAAATACCTGTACAAACCCTTCCTGGATTGA